In the Chiloscyllium plagiosum isolate BGI_BamShark_2017 chromosome 15, ASM401019v2, whole genome shotgun sequence genome, one interval contains:
- the shisa2a gene encoding shisa family member 2a → MGTAQFGALLLFFTNWLLGVHAASGEYCHGWSDSNGSWHSGFQCPERYDGQEAAFCCGSCGLRYCCSLRDNRLNQGVCSNDNNVHQEANSYSRSTSVPMYLPFLIVGSIFVAFIIVGSFIAVCCCRCLKPKPQENQQDAPTQSRLLESIPSTGIRTPSRHSTSSSTTTSTRSSMGRQNNICSMGTDGINLYMNMPTNFPVMGCHQTQQFLPSQSTGNPFLPAQYISYGLPPDHTLVMTSAYVDRPGYGQQSHNPYSHGTLSGDQLMYPAVTL, encoded by the exons ATGGGGACTGCTCAGTTTGGTGCACTGCTACTTTTCTTCACCAACTGGCTTCTCGGTGTTCACGCCGCTTCGGGAGAGTACTGCCACGGCTGGTCTGACAGTAACGGGAGCTGGCACTCGGGATTCCAATGTCCCGAGAGATATGATGGGCAAGAGGCCGCTTTCTGTTGCGGATCGTGTGGTCTCAGGTATTGTTGCTCCCTGCGAGATAATCGGCTGAACCAGGGCGTCTGCAGCAACGATAACAATGTGCATCAGGAAGCAAACTCTTATAGCAGGTCAACATCAG TTCCTATGTATTTGCCATTCCTCATCGTTGGTTCCATATTTGTAGCTTTCATCATAGTTGGTTCATTCATTGCAGTTTGctgctgcagatgcttgaaacccAAGCCACAGGAGAACCAGCAGGATGCCCCCACCCAGAGCCGTTTGCTGGAGTCTATTCCTTCAACTGGTATCAGAACCCCTTCCCGCCATTCTACTTCCAGCTCCACGACTACTTCCACAAGGAGTTCCATGGGACGGCAGAACAACATCTGTTCCATGGGAACAGATGGCATAAACCTCTACATGAACATGCCTACAAATTTCCCTGTCATGGGCTGCCACCAAACTCAGCAATTCCTACCTTCACAATCCACAGGAAATCCTTTCCTACCAGCACAATATATTAGCTATGGGCTTCCACCAGATCATACACTCGTAATGACTTCTGCATATGTGGACAGACCAGGTTATGGACAACAATCTCATAATCCTTATTCACATGGAACATTAAGTGGTGACCAGCTGATGTATCCTGCAGTCACTCTGTAA